In a single window of the Zonotrichia leucophrys gambelii isolate GWCS_2022_RI chromosome 2, RI_Zleu_2.0, whole genome shotgun sequence genome:
- the LOC135443459 gene encoding erythroblast NAD(P)(+)--arginine ADP-ribosyltransferase-like isoform X1, protein MDKYPMAKSPVTCRTRRDPLVPHWSLWPLLSMAPLAQTLALLAMAMATTAVDVIPLDMALDSFDDQYQDCGTKMMAELSALNHSEFQQNPLFAQAWLNATAVWRGQKCPVPSLSSPAQAIALMAYTMDELYREFNAAVRVAGRSRQEYRDNFHFKTLHFLLTQALVTLRQAQNGQCHNVSRGVRMYKFKAKPGDIVRFGQFSSASESEKTAKRFGSATMFQVYTCHGAAIWNFSKYPGEKEVLIPPFETFKVVEVSQEGDSAWIQLWSNGTFSKYNCEWLQGDVTGGSIPRAPFHLGGLLATTTLAAATGIL, encoded by the exons ATGGATAAATACCCCATGGCAAAGTCTCCCGTGAcctgcaggaccaggagagATCCACT tgtcccacaCTGGTCATTGTGGCCTCTCCTCTCCATGGCTCCCCTGGCTCagaccctggcactgctggcaatgGCCATGGCCACCACGGCTGTTGATGTCATCCCTCTGGACATGGCCCTGGACTCCTTCGATGACCAGTACCAGGACTGTGGCACTAAAATGATGGCGGAATTGTCAGCCCTCAACCACTCCGAgttccagcagaatcctctttTTGCCCAGGCCTGGCTTAATGCCACAGCCGTGTGGCGAGGTCAGAagtgccctgtgccctctctGTCATCTCCAGCCCAGGCCATCGCCCTCATGGCCTACACGATGGATGAGCTGTACAGAGAGTTCAACGCAGCCGTGCGTGTGGCCGGGCGCTCCCGCCAGGAATACCGGGACAACTTCCACTTCAAAAcgctgcatttcctgctgacCCAGGCCCTGGTGACGCTGAGGCAGGCTCAGAATGGGCAGTGTCACAACGTGTCCCGGGGGGTGCGCATGTACAAGTTCAAGGCAAAGCCCGGTGACATCGTCCGGTTTGGTCAATTCTCTTCAGCATCAGAGAGTGAAAAAACTGCCAAGCGCTTTGGGAGTGCCACAATGTTCCAGGTGTACACGTGCCACGGTGCAGCAATCTGGAATTTCTCCAAGTATCCTGGTGAGAAGGAAGTGCTGATCCCACCCTTTGAGACCTTCAAGGTCGTCGAAGTCAGCCAGGAAGGGGACAGTGCATGGATCCAGCTCTGGTCCAACGGGACCTTCAGCAAATACAACTGCGAGTGGCTGCAAGGTGACGTCACAG GTGGAagcatccccagggctcccTTTCACCTCGGAGGACTCTTGGCCACCACAACCTTGGCAGCGGCAACAGGGATCCTGTGA
- the LOC135443459 gene encoding erythroblast NAD(P)(+)--arginine ADP-ribosyltransferase-like isoform X2, producing the protein MAPLAQTLALLAMAMATTAVDVIPLDMALDSFDDQYQDCGTKMMAELSALNHSEFQQNPLFAQAWLNATAVWRGQKCPVPSLSSPAQAIALMAYTMDELYREFNAAVRVAGRSRQEYRDNFHFKTLHFLLTQALVTLRQAQNGQCHNVSRGVRMYKFKAKPGDIVRFGQFSSASESEKTAKRFGSATMFQVYTCHGAAIWNFSKYPGEKEVLIPPFETFKVVEVSQEGDSAWIQLWSNGTFSKYNCEWLQGDVTGGSIPRAPFHLGGLLATTTLAAATGIL; encoded by the exons ATGGCTCCCCTGGCTCagaccctggcactgctggcaatgGCCATGGCCACCACGGCTGTTGATGTCATCCCTCTGGACATGGCCCTGGACTCCTTCGATGACCAGTACCAGGACTGTGGCACTAAAATGATGGCGGAATTGTCAGCCCTCAACCACTCCGAgttccagcagaatcctctttTTGCCCAGGCCTGGCTTAATGCCACAGCCGTGTGGCGAGGTCAGAagtgccctgtgccctctctGTCATCTCCAGCCCAGGCCATCGCCCTCATGGCCTACACGATGGATGAGCTGTACAGAGAGTTCAACGCAGCCGTGCGTGTGGCCGGGCGCTCCCGCCAGGAATACCGGGACAACTTCCACTTCAAAAcgctgcatttcctgctgacCCAGGCCCTGGTGACGCTGAGGCAGGCTCAGAATGGGCAGTGTCACAACGTGTCCCGGGGGGTGCGCATGTACAAGTTCAAGGCAAAGCCCGGTGACATCGTCCGGTTTGGTCAATTCTCTTCAGCATCAGAGAGTGAAAAAACTGCCAAGCGCTTTGGGAGTGCCACAATGTTCCAGGTGTACACGTGCCACGGTGCAGCAATCTGGAATTTCTCCAAGTATCCTGGTGAGAAGGAAGTGCTGATCCCACCCTTTGAGACCTTCAAGGTCGTCGAAGTCAGCCAGGAAGGGGACAGTGCATGGATCCAGCTCTGGTCCAACGGGACCTTCAGCAAATACAACTGCGAGTGGCTGCAAGGTGACGTCACAG GTGGAagcatccccagggctcccTTTCACCTCGGAGGACTCTTGGCCACCACAACCTTGGCAGCGGCAACAGGGATCCTGTGA